TTCGCCTCGGCTTCGTGCGCGGGGAAGGCCACGGCGCCGATCGAGCCCATCGCCAGCCCCAGAAGCCCCATCTTCAATGTCTTCATCATGATCCAACCCCTTGTTGATGTGTTGTGTTGCTCTTCATCCCTGGTCAGGCCGGCACCGATCCGGCCAGCAGGCGAGGGCATCGCGTCTTCTCAGCAGGTGCGATAGCAGATGCTCTCGCAATTGTTGCGCGTCTGCACACAGCGAGAGATCGCCGACGAGTTGTTTCCAGCGTTGGTCAGGCAGTGCTGATAGTTGGGGTTGCAGTACGAGCAGCAGTTGAACGGCTCCGCGGGGATGATCACCTGCGCGGTGGCTTCATGCGCGGGGAAGGTCACGGCGCCGAGCGCGCCCATCGCCAGTCCGAAAAGTCCCGCCTTCAATGCCTTCATCATGGCTCAACTCCTTTTGTTGGTTGTGTTCTACTGGTTGTGACGAGAGGTTCAGCTCTTCGTGCTCTTGCCGTCAGGCGGCCAGCTCGCGACTCCCTGTTCCGCCAGGCGAGGGGCTCCCGAGCAGGATTCAGGGGGCCCGGGAGTCCTGTTCAATTCCCGTCTTCGTTTCTATGCCGGGAACGTTACGATTTGTCAAACTAGAGCAATACACCCGGGCTGTTTTTGACTTCTCATTGTCCGGAGTCCGCACTCCAATTTTTGATAAAGCGCGCATCGTCCCGGGAATTCCTCCCCGCGCGGGCGTGCCGTGCGAGTCTGTCTTCTGGTCCTGCCGACTCGAGGAGGAGTCCCATGACGTCACCGAAGCACCAACCCATCGTTTCCCCGAACCTGCCCAAACCCGCCGGTCCCTACTCCCCAGGCATGTAATTCCCGAGCGGCCTTCCGGATTGACCTTCCGGGTCTGTACATCCGCCCGACATCCGGAGTAGGAAGGCGGGGTGTGCAAGGAGGCCAGATGAGTGACACGAGGGAGTGGAAGGGCCAGCACATCGGCCCGTACCGGATTGGCGAGCGGTACCGGGAGGTGCCCGAGGGCGAGGGCCAACTCCACGAGGCACACCACGTCGAGACGGGAGCTCCCGCGCTGGCGATGATCCCACCCGGTGGTGAGGACTGGCGCCTGCCCACGCCCTGGAGCCTGCGGACCACGAACTTCCCCGATGCCGGCGTCCTCATCGTGGACGCCGAGCCAGGGGCTGACGCTCCGGTGCCGACCACGCACGAGCTGGCCCTGGGCGCCATCCGCACGGCGGGGGCCCTCGCGAGCCTTGATGCTTCGGGAGAAACCCCGGCGCACTTCGCGCGGAAGTCGCCTCCCGCGCGTGCACGTCACCAGGGGCTGTGCCAGGCCCTCGCGGGAGTGGGGCTCGTGTTCGCGGCGGGAGTCGCGCTGATGCTCTGGCCAGACACCCCCGGCCCCACTCCGGCACACCTCGCACACGACGGGGGACTGCCGTTCCTGCCGGAGGAGCCCATCGCCTTCGGCAACGCGCGGCAGCCCTCCCTGCCCATTGTGATCGGCTATCCCATGCCGGAGAAACCCTTCAAGCAACAGGCGACGCCACCCTGCATCCCCGTGACGGAAGTAGAGATTCGAGGTGGCTGCTGGATCCCGCACGCCCAGAGCGCCCCCTGCCCTCGCAGCACCGCCGAGTACCAGGGCAAGTGCTACATCCCCTCCAAGAAGGAAGAGCCCCAGCCACGGTCGGTTGAACAGTGATGTGAACGCACCGGGTTGATTCCCGGGTCTCCATGGACGTCACCTCCCCGCGGGTTCACCCCGCGCTCTCCCACCCGGCGGCCACCAGAGGGCACCCAGCCTCAACGCGAGCGCGTCGAACGGCTCCGCGAAAACGTCCTGGTCGCCCGTGTGACGGGCGATGAGCCGCCAGCTCCGTGCTCGTCGGCGGTGGATCTCCAGGGTCTGGGTGGGCGGGTCCACCAGCCAGACATGTCCCACGCCCTCGCGGTGATAGAGCGGAAGCTTGCGCTCCCGGTCAATGTTCACCGACGCGGGGGAGAGGATCTCGCAGATCCAGTCCGGAGCGACCGTGGCGAAGGGCGCGTCCTTGAAGGAGGGAACAGGCACCCGCTCGCGGCGCCACCCGGCGAGATCCGGAACGAGGACGTTTCCGCCCAGGTGAAGCTCCGGCTCGTAGAGGAGCCACCAGCCGCCACGCGTCTCGGGCTGTCCCAGATCGAAGGCCATGCCCAGCAGGGCACTGAGCGCCAGACCCACCCGGGCATGGGGCAGGGCGGGCCTCGGTGAGGCCACCAGTTCGTCCTCCAGGATTTCCCCCACCCATCCGACCGGCAGCGCCTCGATGTCCTCATAGGTCGCCGCGCGCTTGCTCTTCTTCATGTCCGACCCCCGCTCCTGGTGAGCCCGTGGCTTGCCCGACGCGGGCTACCACGTGACTTCTCCCATTCTACGCCGGGGTCTGACTTCTCCAGGAGGGGAACGCCGTCACGGCGTGCCCCATCGGACAGCCAGCTTGCGATGCTCCGCTTGCTCCGCGAGCTGTCCGGGAGAACGAGGCGTGGTCAGCAAGTGCGAGCGCAGCTGTTCTGACAAATGTCACGCTGCATATTGCATACGAGGATCTGCAGCGAGTTGTTGCCGGCGCTGTTCAAGCACCGCTGAAACTGCGGGTTGCAGTTCGAGCAGCAGTTGACCGGCTGGGCCGGTGTGGCCGGTGTGGGTGTGCCCTGGCTCTGCGCCGCGGCTTCATGTGCGGGGAAGGCCACGGCGCTCAGCGCGCCCAGGGCAAGTCCGAAAAAACCCATCTTCAATGTCTTCATCATGGTCCAACTCCTTGTCGAGATGTTGCGAGGGTTCAGATGAGGGCTCAGCAAGTGCTGTAACAGGAGCTCTCGCAGTAGCTGCGCACCTGCACACAGCTGGAGATCTTCGACGAGTTGTTGCCAGCGCTGACCAGGCAGGCCTGATAGTTGGGGTTGCACTTCGAGCAGCAGACGGAATTCGGCACGCAGCTCGTGGGGAAACAGGACTGCGCCTCGGCCTCTTGCGTGGGGAAGGCCACGGCGCCCATCACACCCAGGGCCAGCCCGAAAAGCCCCATCTTCAATGCATTCATCATGTTGAATCTCCTGGTGGTTGGTTGGGAACGGCGAAACGCCTCTGACGGACACCGCGCGCTAGCACCCCGGCTTGCAGGTGCTCTCGCAATAATTGCGATTCATCAAACAGATGGCGTCACCCATCATGCCGGTGGACTTGGCCATGCAGTTCACGTAGTTGGGGTTGCAATACGAGCAGCAGTAGAGTGGCGGCTGCGCCGGGGTCGTCTGCGCCTCGGCCACTTGCGTGGGAAGCGCCACGGCGCCGAGCGCGCCCATCGCCAGTCCGAAAAGTCCCGCCTTCAATGCCTTCATCATGTTGAATCTCCTGGGGAAGCGATTCTCTTCAGGTCTTGCTGAATTGTGTGCCTCGAGCCGGGACGCGCTCAGCAGGTACGGTTACAGGTGCTCTCGCAAGAGGTGCGATTCACCGCGCATTGGGCGATCTTCGCCTGGCTGGTGCCAGCGCTGATCAAGCACTGCTGAAACCACGGATTGCAGGCCGAACAGCAGCCGATGTACTTGGCCGGTTCGTCCGCGGCGGCTTCCTGCGCGGGAAGGGCCACGGCGCCGAGCGCGCCCATCGCCAGCCCGAAAAGTCCCGCCTTCAATGCCTTCATCATGGCTCAACTCCTTTTACTGGTGATGTGTTGTGTTCTACTGGTCCAGGCGCGGGTCTCCCGCGCAGGAAGAACCCAACACCGCTCGGACCGTCTGGAGCGGAAGGTGCTGTCTTCCTCCTGTCCAAGGTTTCTTGGATATCGGGAATGCTCAGTGCTTCACGTATTCAACTTTATGCCGGGAACGTTGTGATTTGTCAAACTGGATTTGTACACCCAGGCTGTTCGCGTTTTCTCATTGTCTGGGGTCCACACTCCAGTTTCTGATAAAAGGCGCATCGTCCCGGGAGTTCCTCCCCGCGCGGGCGTGCTGTGTGAGTCAATCTCCCGGTCCCACCGATTCGAGGAGGAGTCCCATGACGTCACCGAAGCACCAGCCCATCGTTTCCCCAAACCTGCCCAAACCCGCCGGTCCCTACTCCCCCGGCATGCAATTGGACCGGCTGCTCTTCATCTCCGGGCAGGGCGCCACCGATCCAGCCACCGGCCAGCAGGCCGAGGGTATCGAGGCCCAGACGGAACAGGTGCTGCGCAACCTGGAGCGCATTCTCGTGGCGGGAGGTTCCTCCCTGCGGCACGTCCTGCGCTGTGGCGTCTTCCTCGTGGACATGAAGGAGTTCCCGAGGATGAACGCCGTCTACGATCGTGTCTTCGCCGGGCACCGGCCCGCGCGCACCACCGTGCAGGTGTCTGCTCTGCCCGAGCCGGGCCTGCGCGTGGAGATTGACTGCATCGCGTACGTGCCCTGAGCATCCGGCCCGCGCGCTCATGACGGACAACGAGCCGCGCCAGGTGTTGTGCTCCGCGTTTCGGCGCGCGGGTGGATGGCCTTGGTCCTCACGGCCCGCGCCCGAGCGGCACTCCAGGCCGGGCTTTCCGAGCGGGATGAACTCAACCCGCTCAGAAGCTGGAATTCAGCCTTACTTGCAGAGCGCGTACTGCATCTGGCACACGGCGAGCGCTGCCGCGTTGCCATTCGCGCCAGCAATGCAAGCCGCGTAGCTTGCTATGCAAATAGGGCTTTTCCCGTTTGGACTCGAATCACCCTGGGCATGGGCGTCTTGCGCGGGAAGTGCCACGGCGCCAATCACGCTCATCGCCAGCCCGAAAAGGCCCACCTTCACTGACTTCATCATGTCGCATCTCCTGATTGTTGGTTTTGTACGGTAAGTCCGTATTTGTATTTTGGACCTGAAATCCATGAGTCGTCAATGAGAGGGAATCGCTCGTCCTGTTGTTTTTTTCTCATCATTTGGAGTTCACGTTCTCGGGAAATGAATCCTTTCTCGAAAGTTGAGAGATGACCCCAGGATCGCGAGATGATGACCGGCCCCGAAAGGATGCTCCCCATGAAGAGAACCGCCGCGCTGGTGTTCCTCGCCAGTTCCTTGTGGCCAAGGCGGGCTTGGTGGAGCTGGCCAACAGCGGCATCATCATCGAGCACTACTACTTCGACATGACGGCCAATACCAACCCCTGGAACACGATGGGCGAGTACAACGAGGGCAAGGCCTCGATGTGTTCAACCTGGCGTTGGCCGGACCTTCCATTTCGAGACCAGCGGCGCGATGAAGATGTTCGTGTACACGGCCTACTACGATGCCGCGAGCGCGAGCGCGAACGTGGTGGACCGTGGCTTGAACGTGGGGCTGCCTTTCTTCGGCTCCGCGCCGGACTTGGGCGCCAGTGAGTACGGGTTGCCCACGGGCACCATCGACCTGAAGTAGAAGAGTCCACGTAGGGCAGATGCCGCGGCCTCCGGGGTCCGTCCCGAAGCAGGGGCGGGCCCCGTGTGTCGAGCGGCCACCGGAAGGCTGTGACTTGCCACGGGCGCGCGTCTACACTCCCGCCGCTTGGACGAGACACGTATCGAGCTTCTGGGTGGTGCTCGGATTCTGGAGGAGCGCCACAAATCGAGGCCGCTGGAGCGGAAGACCGCGGCATTCCTGGCCTACCTGTCGCTGGAGGGAGAAACGGCGCGGGGGACGCTCGCGGGCCTGCTCTGGCCGGAGTCACGCGAGGCCACGGCGCGCAACAACCTGTCCCAATTGCTGCGCCGCCTGGGTGAGCTGCTGGGCGAGGCCGCCGTGGAGGGCCGCAAGACGGTGCGGCTGCGTGATGATCTCCGGGTGGACGTGCGCGAGCTCGTGCGTGGTCAGCTCTCGTGGAGTGCGAGTCCGGGGAACGAGCTGCTCGCGGGTTTGAATTACGACGACTGCGAGGCGTTGGAAGACTGGCTGCGAGCCACCCGCGTGCGGGTGACGGCCCTGCAACGCAAGGCCTTGGAAGAGCAGTTGCGGCTGGAGGAGCGGGAAGGGCGGATGAACCTGGCCCTGGAGGCGGCCCAGCGGATGCTCGCGCTGGAGCCCACCTCCGAGGAGACGTTCCGTCACCTCATGCGGCTGCATCACCGGATGGGAAACCGAGACGCCGCGCTGCGCGTCTGGCGCCAGTGCGAGGAGGTGCTGACGCGCGAGCTGGGCATCCGGCCCTCGGCGGAGACGAGCCGGTTGGCGGGCGAGCTGGAGCGGCAGCCCACGGAGCAACCCCCCTCCGTGCACCCGGAGCGCAAGGCCCTTCCGCTCACCGTGGTGCACCCCTCGGTGCTGGCGGGCCGCGAGCGCGAGTGGGCGAAGCTGGAGGCGGCCCACGCGGCGCGCCGGCCCACCTTCGTCCTGGGGCCCGCGGGCGTGGGCAAGTCCCGGCTCATCGGGGACTTCGCCCGCTCGCGGGGCCGCTCGCTCCTGCTGACGTCACGCCCGGGTGACATCAACGTGCCCTTCTCCACGCATGCCCGGGGGGTGCGGACCATCCTGCGGCAGAACCCGGGGCTGGTGCTGGAGCCCTGGGTCCGCCGCGAGCTGTCGCGCCTGGTGCCGGAGCTGGGTCCCGAGCCCCTGCTCCTTCCGGGCACTCCGGAGGAGACCGCCCGCTTGTTCGCCGCCGTGCTCCACATGGCGCGCCAGGCGCTCAAGGAGCTGGACGTCCTCGTCTTCGACGATGCCCAGTACTCCGACGGCAGCAGCAGTGAGCTCAGCTTCTATCTCCTCGCCCAGCTCGAGGAGGACATGCTGGCCCGGCGCTTTCCGTGGATCCTCCTCAGCGAGCGCACGGACGAGAGCATCTGGAAGGGGGAGCGGATCCACATGCAGGTGGAGGCGGGGCTCGCGGAGCTCATCCAGCTCGAGCCCCTGGAGCTGCCCGAGGTGAGGACGCTGCTGCGCGGCATGAACGAGCCCCGGCTGGAGGAGATGGCCGAGGACATCTCCCGCTACACCGGTGGCAATCCCCTGTTCATCGTGGAGACGGTCCGCCAGCTCATCGAGACCAACAGCCTCGGAGGGCGCTTTCCCGAGGGGCTGCCGCCTCCGGGCCGGGCGCGCTACATCATCCAGAAGCGTCTGGAGGGTCTGTCTCCCGAGGCGCTCCGGCTGGCGCAGTTGCTGGCGGTGGCCCGCGCGGACGTCGGCCTCGAGCAGGCGGCCGAGGTGTTGGAGGTGCCCGTGGCGCGGCTGGTGGAGGCCTGGCGGGAGCTGGAGGAGACGGCGCTGGTGCGCGGCGCGTGGTTCAGCCACAACCTGGTGGGCGAGGCGGTGCTGAGCGAGCTGCCCGCCTCCGTGCACACGCTGCTCGCCACGCGCCTGGGCCGCGGTGGGCCGGCGCCTGGCGCATGAAGAAGGGGAGCCCTCCCGGTGCACGCGGGAAGGCTCCCCCTCACGAGGCCCGGTGGGGACTAGCCGCCGAGGGCGCCGTTGATGAGCGGCGCGAGCACCGACATGCCCGGATCGTCGGCGTTGTAGCCGTTGACGGGCTCGTAGATGCGCACGCGCTGGTTGTCATTGATGAAGCGCTGGAGGAAGGTGGACATGGACACCATCTCGCTGTTGCACTTGTAGTCCTGCCACGGCTCGTTGACGTACTCGTACCACTTCTTCTTCTCCATCCGCTGGCAGGCGTGCGCGCCCACGAAGGTGATGATCGTGCTGCAGTGGCTCGCGTTGATCTGCCGCTCGTGGGGGATGAAGTAGCTGTAGTTGTTGTAGAGGCTCAGCTCGGCGACGAGCTTGTCCTGGTCCGCCTTCCAGCGGGCGAGCACCGCCTCCTGATCATTGGGCGAGTAGAAGCGCTCGTAGGAGAAGCGCGAGTAGTTGTAGTCCCGCGAGTAGCCCGTGTAGGCGAGCTGATCATTCGGGAACTCAATGGCCAGCATGCGGTTGATGGTGCCCAGGTTGTTGCGATCGAAGGACGCGGGGAACTGGTTGAACACCGAGTCCAGGTTCCACGACTGGCGGATCTTGTCGTGCAGGGGGCGCGAGTTGTCGTTGACGTTGGGCGCCAGGTAGATGGGGCCCGAGTCGTTCAGGAAGTAGCCCTGGGCCGGATTGATGATGCGGCGCACGAAGTAGTACGAGGACGACGTCGCGGTGCCGCCCGCGCTGAACCCGGTGACGAGCAGCTTCTGCACGCGGGGGAACTGGGCCTTCGCGTAGTTGATGGCCGCGAGCGAGTTGGTGTAGCCGGAGTGGTGCCAGGTGAGCGGCGGCTGCGCTCCCGTCTGGTCGGCGTAGGTGGCGACGTTGTTGCCCACGTGAACGTCGCCCGTGCAATAGGGCAGGTAGACGATGTTCCAGTCCTTGGTCGCGATGTCCGTGCGGCTGCGGAAGGGCAGGCCCGGATCGGCGCCGTTGACGATGGGCGAGACGTACTTCGCCGTGAACTGCGTCATGTAGTCGTCGGTGATGCCGTTGGGATTGGCCGCGCCAATGACACCCGCGCGCCCGCTACACGTGTCGTAGTCCCAGCACGCGCCGCCACCTTCGAAGAAGAACAGCAGGTTCTGCGAGCCCGTGGTGCTGCGGTGGACGAAGAACTTGTACTGCGAGCCGTTGCCGCATTGGGTTCCAGGCAGCTCCACCTTGCTCCAGTCGTAGGTGTTTCCGCCGTCCACCAGGACGTCGACGATGCCGGAGACCAGCACCTCGGCGCTCGCGACGCCAGGTGCCGCGGCCAGGAGGAGGCCCATCAGCCATTGCTTTTTCATGTGCGTGTTCCTGTCGGGATTCGGGGTAAGGCTATTTCGATACAGCTCTCGACCATCCGGAAAGTTCGGACAATCGCGGCGCACTTTATAGCGCGGGGTTGCGAAGCGCGAGCGGTGCAAGGTATCTGGACCGCCATGGGTGTCTCTCCGCGGTCGAAGGCTTTGCCATGGCTCGGCGCGTCAATCACTGTGGTGCTGATGGTTGTCCTGTGGTGGATGCCGTCGCGCGAGGACAATCCTCCTCCGGAGGAACCCGGACGCGAGGCGCGGAGCCGGCCCGCGCCGCCGGTGGTGGACACTCCGTCGCCCACGCCCTCCCGCTCTGTTGCTCCCCAGGCAACTCTTGCCGGCGAGCCCGATGCCGGCTCCGCCGCGCCCGAGCCGGAGCAGGCGCCCTCGTTCGAGGCGGCGCGCGAGCATCCCGTGAACCTGGAGAAACTTCGCGAGCAGATGCCCGATAATCTTTATTGGGAGCTGGGCGCCCCGACGAAGGATCCGGAGATCCTCCGCAGGCGCGAGGAGCAGGCGCGGCGCTGGAACACGTTGTTGGGCAAGGTTCAGTCGAACACGGCCACCGAGGAGGAGATCCACCAGTACTACGAGCACCGCCGCGCGGTGTCCGAGGACTTCATCGCGTTCGCCAGCCGGGTGCTCCAGGAGCATGGCGCTCAACTGTCGGAGCAGGAGCGCGGCCTGTATGAGTTGAGCATCCAGATGCACCGCACCCGCCTGGAAGAGATTCCGAGGCAGGTGGAGGACGCGCTCGCGCGCAAGGCGGTCCAGGATCGGCGCCGGGAGGAGTGGGAGCGCGGCAAGAAGGGCCCATGAGGCGGGCCCTTGGGGGAGGGGGGTCTACTCCTCCATCGGCAGCTTGAGCTTGAAGGTCCCCGGAGGGGACTCCGCGGCCTGCTGCACCGCCTGCTCGAACTCCTTGCGCTGGGTGAACGTGGGAATGCCGCCCAGCTTGATGCTGGCCAGCGACACGCCCATGAGCACCACCTTCGAGCCGAACAGGACGCTCAGGGTGTTGATGTTCGGGGCGAGCGGCACGGCCCGCTCCGTCATCAGGGTCCGGGCCGGGGTGGCGTACAGCTCCATGTCTTCCCAGTCATGGAAGATGTCCACCCGGGGCTCGGAGGAGACGATGTCCTCGATGGCGCGCATGGCGAGATCCGCCAGGTGCGCATCGTACATCGCTCCCTTGAACTTCGTGACGATCACATGGGGGGCAGGCCGCCACAGCCGCTGCTCCCCATTCGGCGTGGTCCATGTCTTGGTCTCGTACATGACACGAGGAGGGCGCATGGCGGCCGAGTTACGGTACTGGACGTCCGGACGCAAGAGGTGGCCCCGTCCCGGGGTACACCGGCCAACCTCGTGCCCGGAGATTCCAGTGCTCGTGCCCTTGGACGAGGAGAATGAAACGGGCCCGCGTTAGGGTGTGAGCGCATGAGCGACACGAAGGCATCCACCTGGAACCTGCCCTGGAGGGGCCTGGGCTTGAGCAGCAACCTCGACGCGGCGGACGCACCGCACCCCTACCGCCTGCTCGCCGAGGCTCCAGGCCTCTTCGACTTCGTCGAGTACAGCGCGCCGCTGTCGCTCGAGGAGACGCGGGCCGAGGCGTCGCTCTTCCCGGAGATGTGGGAGCGCCGGGGGGACGTCCCGGTGCTCTTCCATCCGGTGCACCTCAACCTCTACGGCCCCGAGCTGGAGCCGGAGCGGGCGCTCGCCGCCCTGGACGCGCACGCCCGGGCGGTGGGCAGCGCGTGGGTGGGCAACGACGTGGGGTGGTGGCACTCGGGGGGGCAGCCCTTCCCGGGCTACCTCTACTTCACCCCCCCTTTCACCGAGGCGGGCCTGCGCGACTGCGCCGCGCACGCGCTTCATGTCCAATCCCACCTGTCCGTGCCGCTCGCGCTGGAAAATCCCGCTGTCTTCGCCCGGCGGGGGGAGATGCACGTGCTGGACTTCATGGCCCGCCTGCACGCGCGTACCGGGCTGCCGCTGCTGATCGATCTGGGGCACCTGCTCAGCTACCAGCTCGCCGCCGGGCTGCCCCTGGACGCGGGACTCGCGGACTTCCCGTGGGACCAGGTCATCGAGTTGCACCTCGCGGGGGGCGTCGTCACCCGGAGGGAGGGCCGGAGCCACTACGTGGATGACCACACCCAGCCGGTGCGCGAGGAGCTCTTCGGTCTATTGGAGATGCTCCTGCCGCGCTGCCCCGCGTTGCGCGCCGTCACCTTCGAGGGCGATGGACACCCGCTCGACGTGGCGCTCCTCACGCTGCGCCGCCTGCGCCGGCTCGTGCCTCCCGGGCCGCGGCCCGTGCTGTCCCTCCCCCCGGTGGAGCGGCCCGCGCCGCCCCTCGCCCGGGAGAGCGCGCCCTGGGCGCTCTTCGAGTCCGGGTATGGCGTGACGCCGGAGCACGGCGGCGACGACGAGGGGGCCCGGGCGGAGCAGGACTTCCGGCTCGCGGTGGTGGCCGAGGTGCTCGATCGCGACTGGCCCCTGTCCCGGTTGTTGCTCGCGGGCACGCGCGAGCGCCTGGGGGCGTTCTGCGCGTCGCGCGAGTTCCGCGAGCTCTTCGAGGGGCTGGGGCGCTCGCCCGGGCACGCGTTCGCGGCCTGGACGCGGCGGCGCCTGCGCGAGCATCCGGAGGAGGGGATCGCGGCGGCGGTCTCCTTCGAGACGTTCCTTCCCCACGCCGCGCGCGCGAAGCCCCGCGCCGCGCCGGGACCGGGCGAGGTGGGACTGGCCGAGGACGTGAGCCTGGGCCACTTCCCGGTGGACCTCACCGAGCTGGTCTTCGCCGCCCGGGCCCTGCGCCGCCACCTGACGGGGCGGGCCTGGGCGAGCGAGGCCCTGGAGGTGAGCGGGCTGGACGCGCTCGAGCAGGTGGCGCGGCGACCGGCTTCCGGGCCGTGGCGCTTCATCGTGCGGCGCAAGGGCCGGGGGCTGGAGGTGCTGACGGCGGCGCCCTCGGTGCTCGACGAGCTGGCCGCGCTGGAGCGGGCGCCCCGGTCCGCGCGGGAGGTGCCCGTTCAACGGCTCGCCGACGCGGGAGTGCTCGGCCTGCTGCGCTGGGGATGAGGGCGTCTCAAGGGCAGCGGCCACAATCCGACTTGCAGTTGTCGTAGTCATTCTTGGTGCCGCACTTCTCGCTGATCTGACAGATGCCGTCTCCACACGTGTAGATGTCCTGCTCGCGCAGCCGCGTGGTGAGGGCCGGATAGGTGATGCCGTTGTAGGTGCAGGACGTGTAGGTGCCGCTCGCGGCATCCAGGGTGCAGATCTCCGAGCAGTTCGGGTCGACCCGGACCATGGGCGCGCATTCCGGAGGTCCGGACTTCTTGATGGAGAGGGCGCAGGCGCGCGGAGTGCTCTCCTTGTGGTTGAGCGCCTTGCGGTCGTTGCCGGCGTAGATGCCCTCGTCGTTGAAGAGGTTGCCGAAGAAGCAGCCCTCGCGCTCCGGGTAGTCCTGGAGCTCGTTGGGGTCCGTGGGGATGCTCGTGCCCCCGGCGCCGCGGCCCTGGACGGACAGGGGAATCTGCACGCCGAACTTGTTGGTGTGGGCGGCCAGGCACGCGGAGACGAGGCGCTGCTCGGTGAGCGTGGCGGGCGCGCCCTGGGCCCAGTCCGGTGCGAGGCCCA
The sequence above is drawn from the Cystobacter ferrugineus genome and encodes:
- a CDS encoding BTAD domain-containing putative transcriptional regulator, whose product is MDETRIELLGGARILEERHKSRPLERKTAAFLAYLSLEGETARGTLAGLLWPESREATARNNLSQLLRRLGELLGEAAVEGRKTVRLRDDLRVDVRELVRGQLSWSASPGNELLAGLNYDDCEALEDWLRATRVRVTALQRKALEEQLRLEEREGRMNLALEAAQRMLALEPTSEETFRHLMRLHHRMGNRDAALRVWRQCEEVLTRELGIRPSAETSRLAGELERQPTEQPPSVHPERKALPLTVVHPSVLAGREREWAKLEAAHAARRPTFVLGPAGVGKSRLIGDFARSRGRSLLLTSRPGDINVPFSTHARGVRTILRQNPGLVLEPWVRRELSRLVPELGPEPLLLPGTPEETARLFAAVLHMARQALKELDVLVFDDAQYSDGSSSELSFYLLAQLEEDMLARRFPWILLSERTDESIWKGERIHMQVEAGLAELIQLEPLELPEVRTLLRGMNEPRLEEMAEDISRYTGGNPLFIVETVRQLIETNSLGGRFPEGLPPPGRARYIIQKRLEGLSPEALRLAQLLAVARADVGLEQAAEVLEVPVARLVEAWRELEETALVRGAWFSHNLVGEAVLSELPASVHTLLATRLGRGGPAPGA
- a CDS encoding Uma2 family endonuclease, translated to MKKSKRAATYEDIEALPVGWVGEILEDELVASPRPALPHARVGLALSALLGMAFDLGQPETRGGWWLLYEPELHLGGNVLVPDLAGWRRERVPVPSFKDAPFATVAPDWICEILSPASVNIDRERKLPLYHREGVGHVWLVDPPTQTLEIHRRRARSWRLIARHTGDQDVFAEPFDALALRLGALWWPPGGRARGEPAGR
- a CDS encoding RidA family protein, whose amino-acid sequence is MTSPKHQPIVSPNLPKPAGPYSPGMQLDRLLFISGQGATDPATGQQAEGIEAQTEQVLRNLERILVAGGSSLRHVLRCGVFLVDMKEFPRMNAVYDRVFAGHRPARTTVQVSALPEPGLRVEIDCIAYVP
- a CDS encoding pectin acetylesterase-family hydrolase, giving the protein MKKQWLMGLLLAAAPGVASAEVLVSGIVDVLVDGGNTYDWSKVELPGTQCGNGSQYKFFVHRSTTGSQNLLFFFEGGGACWDYDTCSGRAGVIGAANPNGITDDYMTQFTAKYVSPIVNGADPGLPFRSRTDIATKDWNIVYLPYCTGDVHVGNNVATYADQTGAQPPLTWHHSGYTNSLAAINYAKAQFPRVQKLLVTGFSAGGTATSSSYYFVRRIINPAQGYFLNDSGPIYLAPNVNDNSRPLHDKIRQSWNLDSVFNQFPASFDRNNLGTINRMLAIEFPNDQLAYTGYSRDYNYSRFSYERFYSPNDQEAVLARWKADQDKLVAELSLYNNYSYFIPHERQINASHCSTIITFVGAHACQRMEKKKWYEYVNEPWQDYKCNSEMVSMSTFLQRFINDNQRVRIYEPVNGYNADDPGMSVLAPLINGALGG
- a CDS encoding DUF692 domain-containing protein, giving the protein MSDTKASTWNLPWRGLGLSSNLDAADAPHPYRLLAEAPGLFDFVEYSAPLSLEETRAEASLFPEMWERRGDVPVLFHPVHLNLYGPELEPERALAALDAHARAVGSAWVGNDVGWWHSGGQPFPGYLYFTPPFTEAGLRDCAAHALHVQSHLSVPLALENPAVFARRGEMHVLDFMARLHARTGLPLLIDLGHLLSYQLAAGLPLDAGLADFPWDQVIELHLAGGVVTRREGRSHYVDDHTQPVREELFGLLEMLLPRCPALRAVTFEGDGHPLDVALLTLRRLRRLVPPGPRPVLSLPPVERPAPPLARESAPWALFESGYGVTPEHGGDDEGARAEQDFRLAVVAEVLDRDWPLSRLLLAGTRERLGAFCASREFRELFEGLGRSPGHAFAAWTRRRLREHPEEGIAAAVSFETFLPHAARAKPRAAPGPGEVGLAEDVSLGHFPVDLTELVFAARALRRHLTGRAWASEALEVSGLDALEQVARRPASGPWRFIVRRKGRGLEVLTAAPSVLDELAALERAPRSAREVPVQRLADAGVLGLLRWG